The genomic DNA GTCACAAACTTGTTGTCGCAGCGGACGATTCCGCTACGCTGGCAAGCCGCATTCCTAAAGCCAACCGACCCCACTATGTCCACTCTGGAAGCCACCCGAAAAGCCCCCCAACCCTCTTCGTTTGCCGACGCTCCGGTCAACAAGTCGCTCAAGCCGGAAGCCAAGGTCGGCCTGCTCCGCACCATGGTCCGCATCCGACGCTTTGAGGAACGTTCGCTCCAAGCCTATCAGGGCGGCAACATCGGTGGATTCCTCCATCTCTACAACGGCCAGGAAGCCGTTGCCGTCGGTTCGATTTCCCTCTGTGGACCCCACGACCACGTCATCACCGCCTACCGCGACCACGGACACGCGCTCGCTGTCGGCATGGGCATGAATGAATGCATGGCCGAACTCTTCGGCAAGGCCACCGGTTGTTCCAAAGGCAAGGGCGGGTCCATGCATTTCTTCGCCCCCGACAAGAATTACTGGGGAGGCCATGGCATTGTCGGCGGTCAGACCCCGCTCGGCCTCGGATTGGCTTACGCGGTCAAATACAAGGGCCTGACCGGTTCCTGCCTTTGCTACATGGGCGACGGTGCGGTCAACCAGGGTGCTTTCCACGAATCCCTCAACCTCGCCTCCCTCTGGGACATCCCCGTCATCTTCGTCATTGAGAACAACGGTTATTCCATGGGCACCAGCCTGGCCCGTTCCTCGGCCTTCCGCGAGTGCCTGGCCAAGCGCGCCGAGGGTTACGACATGGACTGGCAGCAGTGCATGGGCCACGACCTCTACGAGGTACGCGCCGCCGTCCAAATCGCCCTCGACCGTGCCCACCAGAAATCCCGGCCGACCCTGATCGAGATCGACACCTACCGCTACGAAGGCCATTCCGTCGCCGACGCCAACAAAAAGAAATACCGCAGCCCGGAAGAGATCGAAAACTACAAAACCACCAAGGACCCGATCCAGCTCTTCAAGAACCAGCTCATCGCCGAGGGTCATCTGGACGAACAGCGATACGAGACCATCGACCGCGAGGCCAAGGACGAAGCCAAGGCCGCGGCCGACTTCGCCGAACAGAGCCCCTATCCTTCCCGTGAATCCATCCGCGAGGACATTTACTGGGAAACCGACCAGCCC from Candidatus Methylacidiphilales bacterium includes the following:
- the pdhA gene encoding pyruvate dehydrogenase (acetyl-transferring) E1 component subunit alpha — protein: MSTLEATRKAPQPSSFADAPVNKSLKPEAKVGLLRTMVRIRRFEERSLQAYQGGNIGGFLHLYNGQEAVAVGSISLCGPHDHVITAYRDHGHALAVGMGMNECMAELFGKATGCSKGKGGSMHFFAPDKNYWGGHGIVGGQTPLGLGLAYAVKYKGLTGSCLCYMGDGAVNQGAFHESLNLASLWDIPVIFVIENNGYSMGTSLARSSAFRECLAKRAEGYDMDWQQCMGHDLYEVRAAVQIALDRAHQKSRPTLIEIDTYRYEGHSVADANKKKYRSPEEIENYKTTKDPIQLFKNQLIAEGHLDEQRYETIDREAKDEAKAAADFAEQSPYPSRESIREDIYWETDQPDGRTSQGRIFFNDEIE